A region from the Micrococcus cohnii genome encodes:
- a CDS encoding maltotransferase domain-containing protein gives MSAAPRPDTITGRIPVTDVQPVVQEGRFPAKAVVGEDVPVRATVFREGHDGLGATVRLFGPDGAEVQRVHMRPGRPGLDEFLATLRPAELGLHTFVVEGWSDPVGTWRHAAQVKVAAGMDVQLMLDEGVALFSRAAADDNRSAEDRELFARLSRALADETVEPVRRLEALEADDVDRMLAARPVRELVSSSEEYPLDVQRRLAGRGAWYEFFPRSEGARYDEALGRWVSGTFCTAAQRLDAVAAMGFEVVYLPPIHPIGRTHRKGPNNTLQAGLQDPGSPWAIGAAEGGHDTVHPDLGTLEDFARFVARAHELDLEVALDLALQCAPDHPWVAEHPEWFTTRVDGSIAYAENPPKKYQDIYPLNFDNDPNGLSEAVLEVVLGWVERGVHVFRVDNPHTKPLWFWEWLIARVREEEPRVVFLAEAFTRPAMMHALGRVGFQQSYGYFTWRNTREELEEYLEEVTSRTAGFYRPNFFVNTPDILTPYLQTGGPGAFKIRAVIAATSNPLWGVYAGFELFEHVPRPGAEEYIDNEKYEYRPRDWAAAESAGASLAPYLRRLNEIRAQHPALQDLQNLTLHASTHPDLLVYSKSRRARPEGTHARAERVTDASSEGLEATEAVDTILVVVTCDPHRVAEATLRLDPAALCLRPQDLDHHGRFEVEDLITGQRWRWDAQPYVRLDPTDEPAHVLRVVRG, from the coding sequence GTGAGCGCCGCCCCGCGGCCGGACACGATCACCGGCCGCATCCCGGTCACGGACGTGCAGCCGGTCGTCCAGGAGGGCCGGTTCCCGGCCAAAGCCGTCGTCGGCGAGGACGTCCCGGTGCGGGCGACTGTCTTCCGGGAAGGGCATGACGGCCTCGGTGCCACCGTGCGCCTGTTCGGTCCCGACGGCGCCGAAGTGCAGCGGGTGCACATGCGGCCGGGCCGTCCCGGCCTCGACGAGTTCCTTGCGACGCTGCGCCCGGCCGAGCTCGGGTTGCACACGTTCGTGGTCGAGGGCTGGTCGGACCCGGTCGGCACGTGGCGGCACGCCGCGCAGGTGAAGGTGGCGGCGGGCATGGACGTGCAGCTCATGCTCGACGAGGGCGTCGCCCTGTTCTCGCGCGCCGCCGCCGACGACAATCGTTCTGCCGAGGACCGGGAGCTGTTCGCCCGTCTGTCTCGTGCGCTGGCGGACGAGACCGTCGAACCGGTCCGTCGCCTCGAGGCGCTCGAGGCCGATGACGTCGACCGGATGCTCGCCGCGCGTCCGGTCCGCGAGCTGGTCTCCAGCTCCGAGGAGTATCCCCTCGACGTGCAGCGGCGCCTGGCTGGCCGGGGCGCCTGGTATGAGTTCTTCCCGCGTTCGGAGGGAGCCCGCTACGACGAGGCCCTCGGACGCTGGGTCTCCGGCACGTTCTGCACTGCCGCGCAGCGCCTGGACGCGGTGGCGGCCATGGGGTTCGAGGTGGTGTACCTGCCGCCGATCCACCCGATCGGCCGGACCCACCGCAAGGGTCCGAACAACACGCTGCAGGCCGGCCTGCAGGACCCCGGCTCCCCGTGGGCCATCGGCGCGGCCGAGGGCGGGCACGACACGGTTCACCCGGACCTCGGCACCCTTGAGGACTTCGCGAGGTTCGTCGCCCGGGCCCATGAGCTGGACCTCGAGGTGGCCCTGGACCTCGCCCTGCAGTGCGCTCCGGACCACCCGTGGGTGGCGGAGCACCCGGAGTGGTTCACGACCCGCGTCGACGGGTCGATCGCCTATGCCGAGAACCCGCCGAAGAAGTACCAGGACATCTACCCGCTGAACTTTGACAACGACCCGAACGGCCTGAGCGAGGCCGTGCTCGAGGTCGTGCTCGGCTGGGTCGAGCGCGGGGTGCACGTGTTCCGCGTCGACAATCCGCACACCAAGCCCCTCTGGTTCTGGGAGTGGCTGATCGCCCGGGTGCGCGAGGAGGAGCCGCGCGTCGTGTTCCTGGCCGAGGCGTTCACCCGCCCGGCGATGATGCACGCGCTGGGCCGGGTCGGCTTCCAACAGTCCTACGGCTACTTCACGTGGCGGAACACCCGCGAGGAGCTCGAGGAATACCTCGAGGAGGTCACCTCACGCACCGCGGGCTTCTACCGCCCCAACTTCTTCGTGAACACCCCGGACATCCTCACGCCGTACCTGCAGACCGGCGGGCCGGGCGCGTTCAAGATCCGCGCGGTGATCGCCGCGACGTCGAACCCGCTGTGGGGCGTCTACGCCGGCTTCGAGCTGTTCGAGCATGTCCCGCGCCCGGGCGCCGAGGAGTACATCGACAACGAGAAGTACGAGTACCGGCCACGCGACTGGGCGGCGGCGGAGTCCGCCGGCGCGTCGCTGGCGCCGTACCTGCGTCGGCTCAACGAGATCCGTGCGCAGCACCCGGCCCTGCAGGACCTGCAGAACCTGACCCTGCACGCCTCGACCCACCCGGACCTTCTGGTCTACTCCAAGTCCCGCCGCGCTCGACCGGAAGGCACGCATGCGCGGGCCGAGCGCGTGACCGACGCGAGCTCTGAGGGACTGGAGGCGACCGAGGCTGTCGACACGATCCTCGTCGTCGTCACCTGCGACCCGCACCGTGTCGCCGAGGCGACGCTTCGTCTCGATCCGGCGGCCCTGTGCCTGCGACCGCAGGACCTCGACCACCACGGCCGGTTCGAGGTCGAAGACCTCATCACCGGGCAGCGGTGGCGCTGGGACGCGCAGCCCTACGTGCGCCTGGATCCCACCGACGAGCCTGCCCACGTCCTGCGCGTCGTGCGCGGTTGA